AAAAATTCGAAGCCGCTCCTATATTATAGGTACAGTTAAGTGTTTTCAGACCTTACATATATTATCTAAGTAAGAAGACCTGTAGATGTTAGTTAGTTTCTAAAAACTCCAATATTGGTTACGTTTAACATTAACTCGTATGCTAACCTCAAGTttgcatcgtcacactacCTACGGAGTGTTTCCAATTTTTCATGAATAAACCTGCATTAGTAATAACATGgggaagatttatgaatgaactATCAGACACGCCTCGTATGTGTACACTTTCACGATGTAAACTTGTATTAAGGGTAGtgaacaataaattttctacCTTAACgactacttttaatattaaccttTTAAGTATCCTGTTACTTTAtgtgagatattttaatattattaataattaatatatgtatactagAACAATTTATATTGAGATAATGTTGACATGTAACACCGTTTTTTATGTTAGTAATGGGCGACTTagcgtttttaattttaatatcatacaaGAATTTAGATTCACAATGTGAAATCATAATAAGCAAAATCTAGACTTCACCTGTTAAAACCCcggaatgtaataaaatggtttaaccgaattaataatttataactgatATAAGACGATAACTTATGCATGCAATTCCTTaagtattgatataaattataaattcgcaatttacatacatattcgAAGAACTACCTAAATATTACTAATCGAAGTTACCcctaaacatataattttaagagacCCTGACGACATCTACTTGGTAGGATCCGATAGTAATTGGGAATTAAGGTATACTACTTATTAACACTAAAAGAATACttcaaatttacaattatatttaaataatactccTCATCACTAATTTCAGCGTTAACACGACACATTCTCTTTTATCAAGTTGATggttttttaagaatttgatGTTCACCACAAGTATCGTTCTGTTTTAAATCGAATCATGCATACAATTTCTTGCATTGTCGTGACCTTtcccttaaatatatattaaataattttttatatcatattatatagtacGTAATATAaccatttgtaaattatataatatatgtatagtatacACATCATCTACGTTgatatattgttatgattttttatcatataattgttAGTTTGgttgaaatttaacaaaatttacatttcaatgaaacaaatattttttggattactacgcgtattttattatttaaaaaactatacacACAGATCACATCTCGTTTGCTGTTATCACGgttactgcaaagtaaccaaaacgtcgagagtatgtagtttttaaaataataaaacacgcgtAGTAATCTCAACAATATTGAGTCATTTAAAGGAATCagtactcgcgaaagtcttagatctcattaaaatttacattgtttTAGCTACCagcaaaattattagaattttccTGTTTTGTTgctataagtataaataaatttatgcacttttaattaaataatatacaaaattttgtaaaatgcCAACGTCTATttcattaagatattttaacatattttatagaatattgttgggtatttaaattaattttaccatttctaaaaagtttaaaataataacaatatgttatatacaatcttttttttacataaaaatcgaTATCCTTTATActcaaaagtaataaaacgtGAAACTAAGAATAACAAGAAGTCACTGTTTATTTAGTTTCAGTAAAACCTTACGCTTGACGTTTTAAGCTATTTGCGAATGAAACATTTTGCTTTGATTTgttaatacttttgttttgtaGTTTCAATCTCATATCTACTTTTTATTCATCAGCACTCAGCGTagcaatatatttcatagttgttgttactttaatagaagtacctttgtttttttttaatcatgatAATTTCAGTttgatttatatcaaaatatcatattttatggaCTCTTTCATATGGTTAAtgccagtaaaaaaaaaatagtttttgtaaatagCAACAACCATGAAGTATTTAATTACCACTTTATAGCTGGTAAAGATCCACATCGCTCGACATGATCTGTCGAGAGCGGGACGCACTTAGCGTGCAGTCCCGAGACGAAGATCAGACTTGTGTAAAACTGCCGTGTAAAGCAGTCTCCTCCTGAACACCAGACTGACCCGAAGCGTAGTACTGTTGAAAAAAGAAgtatgataacaaaaaaaaaacatacgttATTTGTTTCAAGGTAAACAGATTTCATGATAAAGGGTAACTTTTAATGAAGTGTAAGATATGGTccaattttaatctttaagtACCGACTCACTCGGCAAATTATATCTAAAGGAtgcataataacatttattcttattaatcaaatatttgcaAACATTTATgtcgtttttaatttcaactttaTACTGTCATATAATAGAAGTACGAATAAATTTTGagcaaaaagttttaatatagaatCATAAAGCACATTTCTAGTTCTAGTTGAAGTTTTCATAGCATAAATTTGTGTTTGATGTCATGCTTCCAACTTTATGATTGctgttaaattacttttttaaaagtaaattttaagtttatttatatgaaacattacTCAACATTatccaatatatttacatattttgtattttaatatagtcaTGCTATGTTTAAATGCATTTATGAAGAGGATTAAGTTTGTTCGTCGGTtcgtttctttttatatgCCGTAAGTGTCCAACGAGCAGACGATCCCTAGAGTAGTAAATGGTTATTAtcgattatttatatcaaacgcAGGATGCACTAATACTCCTAAGTTAGTAGGCATGGGTTCCGGGCATAATCTGTTAACAACGATCTTGGTGTCCAATCAAAAAAGCTGGTTAGCGCAGTTGGGTTACCATCCCAACTGCGCTTTACCTGGATTGGTATGTAGGATGGTAGCTTATATAGAAGGATAGAAGAGGTTTGTATGACGCCTAATATAAGGCCCTCGTGATAAAAAGGCTGACTGCCAAAGCTTTTCCATTGTTGTCCATAACTTCAACCAATCCATAAGTTTGATATTATAGAAGATCCTGGGGGCTAGACGAAAACTATTGTGACAGTCACCAATAATCTGGTTTTGTTCAAAGTAATCCAAAAgtgtattattgttaattcGTTCCATCGCCTTTGACAACAAAGATACGCCTATAGTTCGATTGTCATTGGATCTGGTATGGTCACCATTCTTGGAAACATTGGAGTGGACATAAGATAACACAATAGCGGAACCATTTCTATGGTAAAGGAGAGTAAGGGTATGTATGTTAACACGAAAGTCAACTCTCAGCATAACTCTTTAGTAAAATAGGAGGGATTTCATTCACACTAATGGACTGTCGCGAGACTGGATGTCTCGAGAGTTTAAGTCACTACGCAAGAGTTGAATTCAAAGCAAAGAGAGGACAAAGAAGTTCAAATTTCTGGTTGTAAAGGGGGCTCGCAGAACATTCCTTCCACAACTTTGGGAAGAGTCTAAAAAGACAGGACAGGAGGAGAACAGTCGAAAGGTGATTTGAGGGACAACTGGTAAAAGTCTGGGTGTTCAATCAGAGGACGGTTCAGCAAAGAGGAATAGCAGTCATCAACATCAGTGACTCTGATGTATTCTGATACTATCTCTGTTACACCATAAGCTAGTGAAAAGTGATAAACGGCCTTGTGAAATGGTTGTCAAAGAGTTGATTACAAATAGCTTACTTAAAATACAGACAAATCCCGGCCCGCTTCAGAAATGTCTGTATTTGGGACGGTGAAGACACggtttatatgatatttggGTATAACTCAAGAATAATAAGGTTGGTTTCGACGTCTCTAGGTGGTGATGGCAGATTTTCAGATACTAAGAAAAATGATGAAAAGAAACGGGTTCATGGTTTCATACGATTTCCCTGGACTCTGTGTAAATAAAGTACGCTCAACCATTCAGGACgagtttaaattgataaatgaCAGTGGGCCACCGCACATATTAACCTTTGGAGAGAAGAAAAGATATAGTTAACAGTAGGGCAATCGGCTCTCTCATTCAAACAATGAAAGGCAGCGCAAAACGCTTTTTACACGTTGATATTCTGTGAGAGGGTAGTatttccccggtcgagccagcaaATATACAAAATGCAGTCAGATTACATGTAGGTTTTACCGCCagtatagtaattttttctcGTTCTTCTTTTCTCTAggtatactttttaattataatatacataccaATTGACTTGGgttatacgaaaatattataaattacaattacctacaataaaacaatagtatGACGTGTTTGTTGGACATCAAGTGTCACTGGTAAATGAGGAATATGATAATGCAAAAGTGATTTCAAGTTGTAACTAAAGGATCTAACTATATGTATTCTACTTTTTAGAGATTATGGATACTGTCTATATATCTTTGGAGGTTAATTCTccctttcatttaaaacagtttggttgtgaaatattttacaacttttactAAGTGgtattataatagaatatgagatacatatttttcacataataaGATACTTACTCCAGCAAAGCCTCCACCATTCCAATCCATTTGATCCGTTTCTTCTCGTTGTTCACGTGGTGGTGTTTCTTGGTTCAAACGTGCATTACGAGATGCATTGTCTCTTAGCGCCTTcctcaaagaaatatttgctCGAACAGCTTCAGAACGTCCATGTTGAATGAATTCCAATAAAGCAATAGTTAGGGCCATGCCCAATCCTGCGACTAAGATATAAAAGAGTCCAGCAAATTGATTCAAGCTCAGTGAAGTGCCGTGAACCTAGAAATGGAAATAATTACTAACTTGCcacacttaaatatatattatattaatgtttattacctCATGATCAACAGCACATTTTGTGTCAATGAACCATTTTCGTACAAGTGCTTGTAGCTCGCCACTATCTCGTAAAGCTTGAAGAGCGAGATTAACACCATCCCTAAAAAGAAAGCCTTAAACTCAAACTCAAACAGAAATATCGTCCGAGACAAGTTTATCAACGCACAGAATATTCGCAAAGGCtggttaataacaaaaaaatatatattttcagaagTCGCTGTATTCGCAAATgcctgaaaaataaaatatccttacCGTAATTTAGATCCTTTTGGAAAAGCTACAGCGAAATCTTTTATTCCAGATTGTGTAACGGACACCAACATTTCGCATGGTTTCTTCTTTTCTTCACCCAAAAAGGATTGAGTTGATAAAAATCCCATCCATGTATCATCAGGttcttcaatatatttaggtACTTGATCCTAAAAGGaagaatagtaaaaaaaagttcCCTTATGAGCACATTATGTACATTGATACAAACCTCGGGGCAGTTCGTAACTTTACTGTAAGCATGAAGGGGTTCGTTAATACGCGTTATTGTCAAATATGAAGCCATGTTTGCTGTGTATGTGGAAACCACAACTAGAGCAAAGAAGCACCATACAGAACCAACAATTCTCCCAGAAATCGACCTATAAAAGAAACTTCATTACAGGTTAACCGTAAATTAtattagcaataaaatatacatatatgtacctaactaataaatataattcttgtgTCGCGGTGGTTGTAGTTAACTTTTTCTGAAACGGGTTGACTGATTctcatgaaattttgttattgtgtatttttttacattctcCTAAATTTTAAGGGTAGTCGAcctcttaattttatattcttatttttttagactttttttatgacgcagcatttaaaaatacatacaacgcTAAATTTTCAACCCTTATAATCAACCCTAAAAatgaattacttaattttcgGTTTAACTAAGATAACTCGAGCAGCTGAAACGATTTcgttaattctttttttagaatattcttCGAAGTTCGAAGAAGGTTTTTACGGAGAAAATAATTGTCTGATAATTCTAAAATCAAGACCTTTCTATATTCCCATATAAaagattcataaaaatacttcacAGTCACTTTAATACCATACCATAAAGTTTAAGTTTTAGTTGAGAGGCTCTgggatgttaaaaaaaaatatgttgttagTATCAGTTACGTACGCGCAACGTATtggaaatgaaaaaacaaGACCGGGGCAACAACATTGAATGGATAAAAATTCATACGAGTCACGTTGTTGAATCCGCGGAAAAAACACCTAGCCGCgagaaccagaagattcctgatgcCACACGAGAGATGGAATGGCACTGCTATCATAACATCGGTTTAATCATATAGTCTTAGGTGTACGTTATAAGTTTTagctatgtattttttattataaaataagtccaATTAAGCCTCGTAGTTTTCCCGGAACCTCTGGCTGACCTTGAAACGCATTCTCcataagtttcatataaatattgatgtcaatatttgtctatatttgattattaatagatttcaGCTGccatataatgtttatatattgacttattaTGCTTTTTTTATCCTTCTAGCTGGCCCTGGTTAACCGAATAGCGGAAtaagtattgaaaaaataattaaagattcGACTCGACGCGGTATGAAGGTCGCCGGGTCAGATTTACATTTCTAACTTTGAAATTTACGCGGACGAATCCACGtacaaaaactagtatatttatataactcacCTCGGTGCGATATCGCTGCCTTGTTGCATAAAAGAACCGAGAGAGAACCACATAGAAttccataaattaaattcatttacaaCCGTTGTCTGTAACATTGAAAGAAGTTTGAATGTTTTagcattgaaaattattttttcattatagaagagtattgttattaaaattgtatattccctttaaattaaatattggtaATAGCAAATACTGTTGGCTAAAATCtctagataaataatattaattacttggtTTATCTTAAGAATACAAAAAAGAATATCAGAAATACCTTAGTTGTTGCAACCTCGTTATTTTCGGTTGTATGAGAATCCGTAAAAGACATTACACGCCATTCGTTAGGAGAAAATCTTGAAACAAGAAACAGGCAAAAGCTAACACCAAAAAAACTTCCTATGATGCAgagctaaaattaaaaaaaaaattaaacgttaGATACTTAACTAATTAGAtacaatgaaaaacaaaaatattaaaatatcaatcacacaaagcaaattttaaagctaactaaaaattaatttaaaaaatatacatataatataattacccATATCTCTTTTGAGAGCGGttgaaaaaaactaaaagttgTACTGAAAGGTGTATTACTCTTAGACTTGACATCAAACGATAAAAATGGCTTGCTGAAATCAATTACCCCTTCGCGTTCCAATGTAACAGTCAACGGTGCGATAGCTAAATCTGCTTcctaaatatgaaaaataagttaaaaacagTTAAGACATCATTCACAGAATAATTTAACctaaaatctattttcaaacaataataaatatacatatcacACAATAATCCAATAGCGTTAAACCATCTTACATGAATATATTACGTACGTTTTGATCGATTGACGAATACGGACTCGCTCTTATGGAAATTGTGATATCAAGTGACACACATCGTAGGCCttgagtataatattttacgttaGAATTGTAACTATACatcgaatatttaataaataatggcaaaattattttggtaaATATTAGTAAGTGTTTATGTCTACAAATAAGAATTTCACAAATCTcatgaaaatagaattttatactttcaaggcaacttttttcataaatgtagAACATGAAAGAAAAGGTTATGGAACTAAAATAGGTGCTTATTTgatgcataaataaataaataaataaataaacaaatacatacatagttTTATGTATTCCATTTTAATCAAAGTAGATGGCTTGTTGACGAAcacgtattattataatatttaaagatacatAAAAACGAAAATTACGAACATaagatgaaataattataccaGTTATAAGATTGTAAGTTGCTGGAAGCAAAATAGCATAAAAACTGGATTCCTTTAAAGACTTAAATCGTAACACTAGGTTATTCTGTTTTGCATTTCAAAACTCTAATGCATTTAAAGTATCATTTCTTGTGTATAGTATCACAGAGAGCTTGAAGGTTTATGATCCAGAATTAGATTAGAAAGATTCAAATctcatttttcaaataataaaccaaattgtatattaatgatCTTCTTAGAACGCAGCTATTAAACGttcttcaaaaaatattcattgttataattttgggGACATTGCTAATCTATTTCTTCATAGTATCAGCAAAACCAACATCTGTAtccttttaaaaaatcatcacTTCTAACTCATCTCACCTCTTTAGCATCTATGTAGTTCTAAGTAACTGTATGCCTTAGATAGCGCAGATTGGCAATCCTTTTAAGTTCAAaccaaacattaaataataagaattttcatttctctattgaaattctaatcaatcaatttattttattaagattaataaacaaaaggtttatataaatacatttaataaaaataaaagaaatacttaaaaaagaaAGTAATTTTCTATCTCACATTCATATTGAAGCTTCTTATAAACGGGGTACTTCGTACTATGAATTTCTTAGGAGGTTTCAGTTACAAATACCATTGACACGGTTTAAGTGACGTGTGCTTTGTGAAAGAGTAGACTTTTAAGCAGCACGATGGAAACTGCTGATGCAAACAGACGCTAGGGACGTCTATGCtgccatttaaataaaaaagtaaataacatCGAcgaaaatgtaaagaaaaaaaaaataatcataagtaTGTATAACGAcggaaacaaaaattttatatttgaaattttcaaatagacgatatttttttttaaagtttttaaaaagttatatatgtgATCTTTTCCAGGGTTTAACTCTCATTTATCGACATTTTTAACCTGAcatttcgattactttgcagcaatctCTTTAGAGTGAAGAGAAACGAGTATCTGTCTGTCAAAGTAATTGAAATGTTGGTTAAGCTGTCAAAAAGCTGACATAACACCGAATAAAAacggaaatattattttcatttcaaaaggAATGAATAGTAATCggtatagaatatttaattaatgtataagttGTTCCaaagcatttaaataaaagcgaGACatgtttttacataaaacgtGTTGTCACTAGATTTAagatgtttcaaataaaacatttttaacctaacattaagataaaataaaagaatgtaaCATTCTGAACAGcaattattatgtaacaaatgttaataaaatttatagggTTTGGACACgtgttactataatatataccgTAAGACGTTTTCtaatacaatacataaaatatatttttatattagttgttCCGAGGTCTAAATgaacattttcttttgtaaaattgTTAGAATGGATtaagatacaaaaatttaGTATAGTTCTTAAATGTGAACTTTAATACTGTCTGGACTTTATATGATtgcagaaattttatttacaagcttttatttagttatatttttataattattgtaataaaaaaagtccttagtattatttaacaaaatattatgatttttattaagtttcaccattccaaaaaaatatgtgatttaataaaaataaaattatttataccttGCGCACAAGTTCTCCAACGAGACCGTCCCATCCAGAAGGAAGTTTTGTGTTGATAGCTCCATACTTTCTATCCTTAACAAGACGTATCtcaactgaaaaaaataatatatgtaccaaCCACAGTTACaacaaaatttgaataattgtgAGTTACTTATATCGAAGATAACGTTAATTTTTGTCCTGATCTTAATGTCCGGATAAGAACCGGAATATTATCAAATCActcatattatttgaaatgagCACagtgtaatgaaaataaattgcaatatTTCGAATAATGATTCTgatttatttcgtatattaaaacaaatatgttagAATTAGCTATTGAAATGTATTCATTGAAAGCtcatttgtacatatatttgttaatatgttgataatatttataattagctattcaaattaatgttatataattggtggtttaatgcttttataattttgacagcAGTTTTATATCTCTGATGTCTGCTATTACATGAATTAACGAAGTGGAATTGCAATACCGTtgccaatattttaaatagaaacggCCCTTAAAAGATGAAGACAGCAATAGTTATGTTGAgagcaaaataataattatattttatcttggTTAAATTGTGAATAAGGGATGTAGAACAACTTTAGGCTAAatcttttttacatattagtataaatatttaataattagtgtttcatttataattatacaattacaatTTTGGCATATTTTGACCGAGAGAAAAAGAATGGAAAATATTGTAGACTAAAAACTTAGACGGAATCTTAATCTTTCGTATGTGGAAACTAAATATCATCAgcaattatatgtaaaattttattttgatattaaaagaatttaggGTATTTCTTACTACTTACATTTGATCTCTAATTTCTCTAACACCAAGTACGCCAAATCAACGCAAAATCCAGTAAATTTCGAAGACTGATCTGTGTATTCGTTGTTTATGATTACGTACGGATCTTCAGCGATAGTGGACATTATGTAGACTTTGTTTCGATCGTAAAATCCCAACTCTTTTAAACCTGGCAATTTGGTTTTTACTGGTATCAGACCTCTATCATCATACCACGTTCCAATCTGTACAAAATAAGAATCATTTACTTTCttctaaatatctttattaacatatgtttcttaaattaatagcaGCTAAATTTCAAATCTTATAAGAtagatgtatgtaaatatttacagtatAAATATCGTATACaatgtaatacaaaattaaagtaagcaatttgatatttactcTTACTCGAactttagtattttaataaagtgttATAAGTGGAGACTAGCtcgttttatatagaaatattgacGAAAATCTGTTTAAAGTCTTAATTGCTGTTATCCTACATCcaaatttcttacaaaaacCTAGGctgctaatattttttttcatttttatattgtcgATGAAAAAAAGTTGTTATATACTAAATGACACGTTATATTCGATtttcgattaaaataaaataacctcatttaaaataaagtaacctCAACTCAAAAGTTCAATCATGCAACGAAATCCAGTTGCCATGAAGTAAATTGATCGTGTCTATCTTTGAGTGCATCGCAGGTGTATATTTCTGATTtcccattttatatataatcaaataataacaaaaataatttcaaacaattaatATGTACAAGTATAAATAGTTTCGGCATTGAAGGCTGTTTTTGAAAAGGCGAACTAGGAAATCATAATCAAAATTGTTATGATGTTACCTTAATCATTTCCCGATTAACAGTCATCTCAATAAGTTGAAGGGTAAAGTTTCGCCGGTGACCTGTCTCAGTGAATCGTATGAGACCAGTCAGACCATCAAGCTCCGTCTGTGGAATAAAACAATGTCTCCAAGGTCCTTCATGAGAATACCTTGATCCAATTGTTGTTGTAAAACTATTGGACTTTTGGTTTGGTAATAATGAGTATGATACATAACCAGTGATAGTGTACTcagaattaaaatgtttgattatTCTGGTTTTTGTCTGTGTATGTAAAAATGCAACATTTATATCCATATGTAATGAAATCTTAGAGCGTAATTATTCTGTAAATGGCAACTTGGCACATTTATCAAAGAACAATGCATTAATATCGGACGTTAATATTCAACTCCTATACGTGGTTGTGTctgatattatcaaataattcataaaaaaaagttggtAGCTTGTTTACAGCATAATATCACTAAATAgccttttattatgttttgctccaaacaaaataataaaagcaacggtagttacaaataa
This Danaus plexippus chromosome Z, MEX_DaPlex, whole genome shotgun sequence DNA region includes the following protein-coding sequences:
- the LOC116777982 gene encoding glutamate receptor 1-like — its product is MAYLEDNDLLSDRQNGFSRNRLTGYLLEHGTQLWGRVPENNGEALAVLLDLSKAFGSVWHDSILGVVFEQHSEEIQEAFKFAMVQLNTLNKTRLDFQLFVDVINTADAFKLSRLICNQFSRGVISMLGAVTPDSFDTLHSYTNTFQVPFVTPWFPEKVIPPTSGLIDYAISLKPDYHRAVIDTITFYGWKTIIYIYDSHDGLLRLQQLYQSLQPGMATFRITNVKRVSNAIEVVTFLGSLERLDRWSNKYVVLDCGTKLAKDTLILHVRDVQLGRRNYHYFLTGLVLDDRWEKEVSEYGAINITGFRLLDFSRKVVQNFIEVWRRDSISAQAALMYDAAQVLVDSILRMLRKKPDFLRSNMRRNNFANNSKAIDCNPTNKISPYEYGERISKIIKRTELDGLTGLIRFTETGHRRNFTLQLIEMTVNREMIKIGTWYDDRGLIPVKTKLPGLKELGFYDRNKVYIMSTIAEDPYVIINNEYTDQSSKFTGFCVDLAYLVLEKLEIKFEIRLVKDRKYGAINTKLPSGWDGLVGELVRKEADLAIAPLTVTLEREGVIDFSKPFLSFDVKSKSNTPFSTTFSFFQPLSKEIWLCIIGSFFGVSFCLFLVSRFSPNEWRVMSFTDSHTTENNEVATTKTTVVNEFNLWNSMWFSLGSFMQQGSDIAPRSISGRIVGSVWCFFALVVVSTYTANMASYLTITRINEPLHAYSKVTNCPEDQVPKYIEEPDDTWMGFLSTQSFLGEEKKKPCEMLVSVTQSGIKDFAVAFPKGSKLRDGVNLALQALRDSGELQALVRKWFIDTKCAVDHEVHGTSLSLNQFAGLFYILVAGLGMALTIALLEFIQHGRSEAVRANISLRKALRDNASRNARLNQETPPREQREETDQMDWNGGGFAGYYASGQSGVQEETALHGSFTQV